Proteins from one Labrenzia sp. CE80 genomic window:
- a CDS encoding bifunctional diguanylate cyclase/phosphodiesterase produces MTRRPLKIHRWLISIVVLLLAPSLLFATLWIRNTLSDVHAVDRSMAGLEMLIELEPDIRAAALGDTPITTPPKFDARNRLAMPKMVHNKLLEDYVILKSDVSVSEAVRRARDIVRAIVHGVDLTSVTGPDSAELPYLVSDSILSVVLESSAMVQTGNRIAQKDELNLWDKMAVTVQGGQFKVAADLVSRVTNQYFSMLQMQGAGKLQALAESYRDANGSYQKAGAELLTTTLQSDLGITIAAGPASSSYPVLATACLDLWRGIIDYLAEELAQTRQAKIVAVVTASSFGLVVILLALSLATVLGRSLAARTRKEFDHLGYEDALTGLPNRRALVKSLSSISLPDDNSRVAILHLDIRRFKAINSRFGDAVGDEVLRMTGALLSSVVGDKGIVTRIGGTEFMILKPGIQNAAELKTFAGGLIRLLARERSIDGNVLRLDCCIGLSLTEPGQNVTNKLLVDATLAARSAKRKGTQNIELFSPDMRAIFEKNTETAKELHDALQSGNIVSWFQPQVDIATGQIVGAEALVRWVGIEDGVRFPGAFLPAAEEAGYMEAIDLTVRNQAMSVAFDMQAINTRAFHIGLNVSAKLLMDENCVEQLLAETRNSGLQPQQVSIEILEAVMIDAFSAAPIRANVNKLSELGFYIELDDFGTGHSSISSLRDLKINRVKIDRSYVAGVDQNPELQRFTGALMQLARSLGISILAEGVETEGEQRWLQANGCDVIQGFLISPAIPREQLFAMVGEQAFIMPQTKQLTS; encoded by the coding sequence ATGACCCGACGTCCATTGAAGATCCATCGCTGGTTGATTTCCATTGTCGTGCTGTTGCTGGCACCCAGCTTGCTTTTTGCAACTCTCTGGATCCGCAATACACTGTCCGATGTCCATGCAGTCGACCGCAGCATGGCCGGACTGGAAATGCTGATAGAGCTTGAGCCTGACATCCGCGCTGCGGCCTTGGGCGACACGCCAATAACGACGCCGCCAAAATTCGACGCGCGCAATCGGTTGGCCATGCCAAAGATGGTGCACAACAAACTTCTAGAAGACTACGTCATTCTCAAGTCGGACGTGAGCGTTAGTGAGGCGGTTCGCCGTGCACGCGACATAGTTCGTGCGATCGTTCATGGTGTTGATCTTACATCGGTGACCGGACCGGACAGCGCGGAACTGCCGTATCTCGTCAGCGACTCGATCCTAAGCGTAGTTCTCGAATCCAGCGCTATGGTCCAGACCGGAAACCGGATCGCCCAAAAGGACGAATTGAACCTATGGGACAAGATGGCGGTAACGGTGCAAGGCGGGCAATTCAAGGTTGCCGCCGATCTGGTATCCAGGGTTACAAATCAGTATTTTTCGATGCTCCAGATGCAGGGCGCTGGAAAGTTGCAGGCATTGGCGGAATCCTATCGGGATGCCAATGGATCCTATCAGAAGGCAGGCGCTGAACTACTGACAACAACGTTGCAATCAGATTTGGGGATCACAATTGCCGCTGGCCCCGCCTCGTCCTCCTACCCGGTTCTGGCGACCGCGTGCTTAGATCTTTGGCGCGGTATCATCGATTATTTGGCAGAGGAATTAGCCCAGACGCGGCAGGCTAAAATTGTGGCTGTTGTGACGGCTAGCTCCTTTGGCTTGGTAGTGATTCTTCTTGCACTGAGCCTCGCGACCGTCCTGGGCCGAAGCCTCGCTGCGCGCACCCGAAAAGAATTCGACCACCTGGGTTATGAAGATGCCCTAACGGGGCTTCCGAACCGAAGAGCACTTGTAAAAAGCCTCTCCTCGATTTCCCTCCCTGACGACAACTCGCGTGTTGCCATCCTCCATCTCGATATCCGCCGCTTCAAAGCCATTAACAGCCGATTTGGTGATGCCGTCGGTGATGAAGTGCTGCGCATGACAGGCGCGCTTCTGTCAAGCGTCGTCGGAGACAAGGGTATCGTCACACGGATCGGCGGCACCGAGTTCATGATCCTGAAACCAGGCATTCAAAACGCCGCGGAGCTGAAAACCTTTGCAGGAGGCCTTATCCGGCTGTTGGCCCGCGAACGATCGATTGACGGCAACGTTCTGCGCCTGGATTGCTGCATTGGTCTTTCCCTGACCGAGCCCGGGCAGAACGTCACAAACAAGTTGCTGGTGGATGCCACACTGGCGGCGCGCTCTGCCAAACGCAAGGGCACTCAAAACATCGAGTTGTTCTCACCAGATATGCGCGCGATCTTCGAAAAGAACACCGAGACCGCCAAAGAGCTACACGACGCACTGCAGTCAGGGAACATCGTATCCTGGTTCCAGCCCCAAGTTGACATTGCAACAGGTCAGATTGTCGGCGCTGAGGCTTTGGTTCGCTGGGTCGGCATTGAAGATGGCGTTCGTTTCCCTGGCGCTTTTTTGCCAGCGGCAGAAGAAGCTGGCTATATGGAAGCGATTGACCTGACCGTACGCAACCAGGCCATGTCTGTGGCCTTCGATATGCAGGCGATCAACACGCGCGCCTTCCATATCGGCCTTAATGTCTCGGCAAAACTTCTAATGGACGAAAACTGCGTCGAACAGCTCCTTGCCGAGACAAGAAATTCCGGCCTCCAGCCGCAACAAGTGAGTATAGAGATCCTAGAAGCGGTCATGATCGACGCGTTCTCGGCGGCTCCGATCCGGGCCAATGTCAACAAGTTGTCCGAACTCGGTTTCTACATCGAACTGGATGATTTTGGAACTGGACACTCCAGCATATCGAGCCTTCGCGACCTTAAGATCAACCGGGTCAAGATCGACCGCAGCTATGTTGCAGGCGTCGATCAGAACCCTGAACTGCAACGCTTCACAGGTGCGCTCATGCAACTGGCTCGAAGTCTTGGCATTTCAATTCTGGCCGAAGGTGTCGAAACCGAGGGCGAGCAACGTTGGCTTCAAGCCAACGGTTGTGATGTCATTCAGGGCTTCCTAATTTCACCTGCCATTCCGCGCGAACAACTTTTTGCCATGGTCGGTGAACAAGCTTTCATCATGCCGCAGACAAAGCAGCTTACGTCCTAA